The sequence below is a genomic window from Mycobacterium sp. ITM-2016-00316.
GCGGTGCTGTTGGCGGTGGCCGCGCTGCGTCACCCGATCGCCCGGGAACGGCGCTGGCTGATCGCGGCGCTGATCGGGTCCGCGGCGGGCGACTATCTGCTCGCGATGCCGTGGTGGGAGCCGTCCTTCGTGCTGGGCCTGGCGTCGTTCCTGATCGCCCACCTGTGCTTTCTTGCCGCGTTGGTCCCGCTGGTGGCCAGGCGCACCTCGCGGCTGGTCGCGGCGGCCGTCGTGGTGCTGGCGTGCGTGGCGATGCTGGCGTGGTTCTGGCCGGCCCTGCTGGAGCAGGGCATGGCGCTGCCGGTCACCGTGTACATGGCGGTGCTCGGCGCGATGGTGTGTGCCGCGCTGCTGGCTGCACTGCCGACGCCGTGGACGGCGCTGGGCGCGGTGTGTTTCGCCGTCTCGGATTCGATGATCGGCATCAGCAAGTTCGTGCTCGGGTCGGAGGCCCTGGCGGTCCCCATCTGGTGGGCCTATGCGGCGTCGCTGTTCCTGATCACCGCCGGTTTCTACTTCGGCCGGCAGCGCGATATCGGCGTCCGGGGGCCGCAGGGGTGACCCAGACCCGCCGCGCCGCCGAACACGAGCCGATCGCGCGGGTGCTGCCGATGCTGTCCGTGCCGCACCTGGACCGCGAATTCGACTACCTGGTGTCGGCCGAACAGTCCGACGATGCCCAGCCCGGCGTGCGGGTCAGGGTGCGTTTCCACGGCCGGCTGGTGGACGCCTTCGTCCTGGAAAGGCGTTCGGACACCGATCATTCGGGAAAACTCGGCTGGCTGGACCGGGTGGTCTCCGCCGAGCCGGTGCTGACGCCGGATATCCGCAGGCTCACCGACGCCGTCGCGGCCCGCTATGTCGGAACCCGCCCCGACGTGCTGCGGCTGGCCATCCCGCCGCGGCACGCCGGCGTCGAGAAGAAGCCACCGGCCGAGCTGCCACCGTTGGCACACCAGCCGGTCGACGAGTCGGGCTGGGCGCAGTACGGGCGCGGCGAACAGTTCCTGGCCGCGATCCGGGAGGGCCGGGCGGCTCGGGCCGTCTGGCAGGCCCTGCCCGGTGAGCACTGGGCGCTGCGGCTCGCCGAGGCAGCGGCGGCCACCGTGCACGCCGGGCGCGGTGCCCTCATCGTGGTGCCCGATCAACGGGATGTCGACGCCGTACACGCGGCGGCGGTGGGCTGCGTGGACGAATCCCGGGTGGTGGCGCTGTCCGCCGGGCTGGGCCCCTCGCAGCGCTACCGGCGCTGGCTGGCGGTGCTTCGGGGTCAGGCCCGGCTGGTCATCGGCACCCGCAGCGCGGTGTTCGCGCCCATCGCCGATCTCGGGCTGGTCATCGTCTGGGACGACGGCGACGACAACCTGGCCGAACCGCGCGCGCCGTATCCGCACGCCCGCGAGGTGGCGATGCTGCGCGCACACCAATTGCGTTGTGCGGCAATCATCGGCGGGTACGCCAGGACCGCCGAGGCGCACGCACTGGTGCGTAGCCGGTGGGCCCACGACCTCGTCGCGACCCGCCCGGTGGTGCGCAACCACGCGCCTCGGGTGGTGGCTCTGGACGACAACGCTTTCGACCAGGAACGTGACCCGGCGGCACACACCGCGCGGCTGCCGTCGATGGCGCTGCGCACCGCCCGCGCCGCGCTGGAGGCCGGGCACCCGGTGCTCGTGCAGGTGCCGCGGCGGGGATACGTGCCGGCACTGGCCTGCGCCCGCTGCCGCACCGTGGCGCGGTGTCGGCACTGCACCGGGCCGCTGTCGCTGCCCGACCGGGATACCCATGGCGCGGTGTGTCGTTGGTGCGCCCGCGCCGAACTGACGCTGCGATGTGTGAGCTGTGGATCGGATGCGGTGCGTGCGGTGGTGGTCGGTGCGCGACGGACCGCCGAGGAGCTCGGCCGGGCGTTGCCGGGCGCCAGCGTCATCACCTCCGGCGGAGAGTCGGTGCTGTCCGCGGTGGGACCGAAACCCGCCGTCGTCGTCGCCACCCCGGGCGCGGAGCCGGTGGCCGAGGGCGGCTACGGCGCCGCATTGCTGCTCGACAGCTGGGCACTGCTGGGACGCCAGGATCTGCGGGCTGCCGAGGACACGCTGCGCCGCTGGATGGCCGCGGCGGCTCTGGTCCGCAGCCGCGCCGACGGGGGCTCGGTGGCGGTGATCGCCGAGTCGACGATCCCGACCGTGCAATCGCTGATCCGCTGGGACCCGGTCGGCCACGCGGAATCCGAGCTCAACGCCCGCGACGAGGTGGCGCTGCCGCCCGCGGTCCATCTCGCGGTGCTCGACGGGGTGCCCGAGGCCGTCACCGCCTTGCTGGCGGCCGCCGAACTGCCGCCCGCAGCGGAACCGCTGGGGCCGGTGGAGCTCCCACCCGGCGCACGCCGACCGCCGGGTATCGCGGTGGACAGTGTGGTGAGCCGGATGCTCGTGCGGGTGCCACGCACCGGCGGTCTGGACCTTGCGGCGGCCCTGCGTCGTGCGGTGAACGGGCTCAGCGCCCGCCACGATCAGCAGCCGGTGCGTGTCCAAATGGACCCCTTGCACATAGGGTAGGCAGCACAACTGGTGCGGAGGTGGGTATGGGGCGGCTGTTCAAGCTACTGATCCCGTTGGTGCTCATCGCGTTTGGCCTGCTGTGGCCGGTGGTGTTCAGCGCGACCCCCACCGGTGGTGGCGACGCCTCCCCGGATCCGGTGGTCATCAGTGACTACACCGCCCACTACACGGTGAACGCCGACGGTGACATGGACGCCGTCGAGACCATCACCGGTGAGTTCCCCGTCGGACGGCACGGCATCTTCCGGCACTGGGATGTGGCCAATCAGAACAGCCCCAAGGTCCGGCAGGTCCCGCAGATCCAGTCGATCCTGTGGGACGGTGAACCGGCGCCCTATCAGCTGCTCTGGGAGGGCCGGGACCGGTTCCGGGTGGCCAAGATCGGTAGCCCCGACAGCACGCTGACCCCCGGGCCGCACGTGTTCGAGATCCGGTACCGCATCCCCGGCGTGCTCGACCCCGGAACCTCGGGCGCCGGTAAGCAATTCGGCGGTTCGACGGGTGAGGCGAGCGCGCCGACGGTGTTCTTCTGGAACGTCTTCGCACCGGCCTGGAACAATAGGATCCAGAATGTCGACATCACCGTCACCCTGCCGGAGCCGGTGGTCGGCGCCCAGTGCTCGGTCGGATACGGCCGGGGCACCGCCTGCAGCGATCTCACCGTCGACGGGAACACCGTGCGGCTGGCCGCGCAATGGCTGGGACCGCACACCCCGGTCACTCTGCGGGCGGGCATGGACATGCCGACACCGCCGCGCGCCGAGCTGCTGTGGACCTACCACTGGGACCGGGTGTTGGGGCAGTCGACCACCCGGGTGGTGGTGCTGTTGGGCCTGGCTCTGCTTGCCGGGCTGGCGGCCGTTCTGTGGTCGCGCAGCACCGTCGAGGCGCCGCCGGGATTCCCGATCCAGTACGCGCCGCCGCCTGGTCTGGGCCCCGTGCAGACCGAGTACATCCGCACCGAATCGGTGCCCAAGAACGGCCTGACCGCGACGCTTTTCCACCTCGCCGAACGCGAACTCGTCGACCTGCGCCAGATCAGCAAGAACGACTGGAACGTCACCGGCACCGCTGCGCCCGGCGCCTGGGCCGATATCGACCCGGTCGGCGTCGCGGTCGGTTCGGCGCTGAAGATCATCGGCCCCGGCGCCGAGTTCAAGGCCAGGAAATCCGCCAGATCGGGGGAGAAGCTCAGTAAGGCCAAGACCGACATGGCCGACGCGGTGCAGAAGTGGGCCCTCGAGGAGGGCCTGATGGTGAAACGCCGCAAGGAACTGTGGTTGCGCGCCGCCAATGCCGTCGCGGCGATCCTGATGGTGTGCGGGTTCTTCCGGTGGGGGTTTCCGATCACCCTGTGGGCGCTGCCGTTCGCGGTGTTCTTCTTGTTCTCCGCGGCGTCGTGGCGTGCCGGGGTGGGCACCAGGCGTACCGCGGCGGGTCGCGAACTGTGGTCACGCGCAGGCGGATTCCACCGGTTGTTGTCCACCGACTCGGCGGAGAGCCGGTTCGATTTCGGGGCGCGCAAGGACCTCTACGCGGCCTACGTGCCGTTCGCGGTGGCCGCGGGCAGCGCGGCGCTGTGGGCGCAGAAATACCGCGACGTCACCGGGGCGGTTGCACCACAACCGGAGTGGTACCACTCGTCGTCCAGCACGTCCTGGGGCCTGTCCGGAGGTTCCGGCGGTGCCGGATTCGACAGTTTCGAATCGGCGCTGTCGTCATCGATCGGCGCCTACACCGCGTCGCAGTCGTCGTCCTCCAGCGGCGGCAGCAGTAGCAGCGGTGGAGGCGGCGGTGGCGGTGGCGGCGGCGGAGGAGGTGGAGGCGGATCATGGTGAGGTTCTTGCTGATTCTGGTACTGGCGATCGCCGTGCTGGTGTTGATCGGGTTGGTGGTCGGCTACAACAAGCTCAAGTCGGCCGACGTGCGGGTGGCCGAAGCGCTGTCCGGGATCGATGTCGAACTGACCCGCCGCGCGGCGCTGATCCCGAGCCTGGTGCACACGGTGGGCTCGTTCGCCACCCACGAGAAGGCGATCCTGGATCACGTCACCGACGCCCGGGCCGCACTGAACGCCGCCACCGGCGGCGAATCGGTGGCCCGGCGCAGCGCCGCGGAGGGTGAACTGGACACCGCGCTCGGCCAGGTGCTGGCGCTCGGGCAGAGCTACCCACAGCTCAACTCGTCGACCAACTTCCTGAATCTGCAGGAGAACCTGACCGACACCGAGAACAAGTTGGCCTTCGCCCGGCAGTACTACAACGACGCGGTCGCCGGGGTGAACCGGCTGATCACCACGATGCCGTGGATGTTCGTGGCCCCGATCGCCGGTGTGCAGGAACGCGAGTTCTACCAGACTCCACGTCTTCCCTAGACTGGCTCGGTGCGACTCATCTTTGCCGGAACCCCGGAGCCCGCGCTGCCCTCGCTGCGCAGACTGATCGACTCCGAAAACCATGATGTCGTCGCGGTACTGACCCGGCCCGATGCCGCGGCCGGCCGGCGCGGCACGCCGGCGCCGTCCCCGGTGGCTCAGCTGGCCACCGAGCACGGCATCCCGGTGCTCAAGCCCGAGCGACCCAACACCGCGGAGTTCGTCGCCGAACTGACCGCCCTGGCGCCCGACGCCTGCGCGGTGGTCGCCTACGGCGCACTGCTGCGCGCGGACCTACTGGCCGTGCCGCCGCGGGGCTGGGTGAATCTGCACTTCTCGCTGCTTCCGGCCTGGCGCGGAGCCGCCCCGGTGCAAGCCGCGATCGCCGCGGGGGACGAGGTCACCGGGGCGACCACCTTCCAGATCGAACTCGACCTGGACTCCGGACCCGTCTACGGCGTCGTCACCGAGACCATCCGCCCGACCGACACAGCCGGGGATCTGCTTGAGCGCCTGTCTGTTTCGGGCGCGGGATTATTGGAGGCCACCATGGACGGTATCGCCGACGGAACGCTCGACCCGGTACCTCAGCCCGCCGATGGGGTCACCGTCGCACCCAAGATCACCGTCGAGGAGGCGCGGGTGCGCTGGGAACTGCCCGCGCACGCGGTCGATCGCCGGGTCCGGGCGGTCACCCCGAACCCCGGTGCGTGGACGATGATCGGCGATGTGCGCGTCAAGGTCGGCCCGGTGCGTCCCGACGACTCGAAGGTGCTCGCCGCGGGGGAGCTCGAAGTCGGCAGGCGTGACGTATGGATCGGCACCGGTTCCGATGCGGTGGCGCTGAGCTGGGTTCAGCCGCCCGGGAAGAAGCCGATGAACGCCGCCGACTGGGCGCGCGGAGCACGTCCGGACGCATCGGTGCGGGCGCTGTGAGCCGGCCCTCGTCGTCCGGGCGTGGCGGGCGCCCGTCGCGTCATCACTCCACCAACGCGCCGCAGCGCAAGGGGCCGGCACGCAAGCCGCTGGACCCGGCCCGGCGCGCGGCGTTCGACGTGCTGCGCGCGGTCAGTGAACGCGACGCCTACGCGAACCTGACCCTGCCGGCCCTGCTGCGCGACCGGGGAATCAAGGGTCTCGACGCCGCCTTCGCCACCGAACTCGCCTACGGCACCTGCCGCACCCGGGGCCTGCTCGACGCCGTGATCAGCGCGGCGGCCGACCGGCCCGTCGACCAGATCGACTCGGTTCTGCTGGACCTGCTGCGGCTGGGCAGCTACCAGTTGCTGCGCACCAGGGTGGACGCGCACGCCGCCCTCGACACCACCGTCGATCAGGCGGGAATCGAATTCGATTCGGTACGAGCAGGTTTCGTCAACGGTGTGCTGCGCAAGATCGCCGGCCAGGATGAGCAGGCCTGGATCGCCGAACTCGCACCGCCGCAGGCCAGCGATCCGATCGGGCATGCCGCCTTCGTCAACGCTCACCCACGGTGGGTGGCCCAGGCCTTCGTCGATGCGCTCGGTGCCGGTGCCGGGCAGCTCGGCGCGCTGCTCGCCAGCGATGACGAGCGGCCCGTCGTTCACCTGGCCGCCCGGCCCGGGGTGCTGACCGCCGCGGACCTCGCTGCCCAGGCCGAGGGAACCGTCGGCCGGTACTCGCCGTATGCGGTCTATCTGTCCGGGGGTGACCCGGGCGAGCTGGTCGCGGTGCGGGAAGGCGCCGCGCTGGTGCAGGACGAAGGGTCGCAGCTGGTGGCGCGCGCCGTGACCCTGGCCACCGTGGACGGCCCCGACCACGGCCGGTGGCTGGACCTGTGCTCGGGACCGGGCGGTAAGACCGCGCTGATCGCGGCGCTGGCCGGGGATGCCCGTGTCACGGCGGTGGAGCCCGCCGAGCACCGGGCCGATTTCGTCGAACGCAACACCGCCGGACTGCCCGTCGATGTGCTGCGAGTGGACGGCCGGGAATCGGGCCTGGAACCGGCGAGCTTCGACCGGGTGCTGGTCGACGCGCCGTGCACCGGTCTGGGTGCGTTGCGGCGCAGGCCCGAGGCGCGCTGGCGGCGCCAGCCCGGCGATGTGCCGACGCTGGCGAAGTTGCAGCGGGAGCTGCTGGCGGCGGCCATCGCGCTGACCCGGCCCGGTGGCGTGGTGCTTTATGCCACGTGTTCGCCGCATCTGGCCGAGACCGTCGGCGTGGTGGCCGATGCGCTGCGCAGGCACCCGGTGACGGCGCTGGACACCCGGGAGTTTTTTCCGGGCGTCGATCAGCTCGGCGACGGACCATACGTGCAGCTCTGGCCGCACCTGCATGGCACCGATGCGATGTTCGCCGCGGCGCTGAAAGTAGGCTGACCGCCATGTCTGGTCAATCGCCCGTCGCCCCGCTCGCCCAGGCCCCGCTCATCGCGCCGTCCATTCTCGCCGCCGACTTCGCCAGGCTGTCCGACGAAGTCGCCGCCGTCGCCGGTGCGGACTGGTTGCACGTCGATGTGATGGACAACCACTTCGTGCCGAACCTCACGCTGGGGCTGCCCGTGGTCGAGAGCCTGCTCAAGGTCACCGACATCCCGATGGACTGTCACCTGATGATCGATCAGCCCGAGCGGTGGGCGCCGCCGTACGCCGAGGCCGGCGCCTACAACGTCACCTTCCACGCCGAGGCGACCGACAACCCGGTGGGTGTCGCACGCGATATCCGCGCCGCCGGCGCCAGGGCGGGACTCTCGGTGAAGCCGGGCACCGCGCTGGAGCCCTACCTGGAGATCCTGCGGGAGTTCGACACCCTGCTGGTGATGTCGGTGGAGCCCGGATTCGGTGGCCAGAAGTTCATCCCCGAGGTGCTCTCGAAGGTGTCCACCGTGCGCCGCCTGGTGGATGCGGGGGAGCTGACGATCGTGGTGGAGATCGACGGCGGCATCAACGCCGACACCATCGAGGCCGCCGCCGAGGCCGGGGTGGACTGTTTCGTCGCGGGATCTGCGGTCTACAGCGCCGAGGATCCGGCCGAGGCGGTGCGGCGACTGCGCAGGCAGGCCGCCGCCGCCTCACCACACCTCACGTTATGAGTGGTGACGCCGCGAAGCGACCGGTGACCCTGGAAGCCGCGATGCGGCTCGCCGTCGAGCAGGCCGACCGGGTCAAGGGCGCCACCTACCCGAATCCACCCGTGGGCGCGGTGATCCTGGACGCCGCGGGCGAGGTGGTCGGCGTCGGTGCGACCGAGCCGACCGGGGGAGCACACGCCGAGGTGGTGGCGCTGCGGCGGGCGGGTGAGTTGGCGCGCGGGGGAACAGCGGTGGTCACCCTGGAACCGTGCAATCACCACGGTCGTACCCCTCCCTGCGTGGAAGGTCTTCTGGCAGCAGGGGTGTCGCGCGTGGTGTACGCCGTACCGGATCCCAACCCGGTGGCTGCGGGTGGGGCATCGCGTCTGGGTGCGGCCGGTGTCGAGGTGCACGCCGGGGTACTCGGTGCCGATGTCGCCGGCGGACCGCTGCGCGAGTGGCTGCACAAGCAACGCACCGGGCTGCCGCACGTCACGTGGAAGTTCGCCACCAGCGTGGACGGGCGCAGCGCTGCCGCCGACGGCAGCAGCCAGTGGATCACCAGTGAGTCCGCCCGAGCCGACGTGCACCGTCGGCGCGGCGTGGTCGAGGCGATCGTGGTCGGCACCGGCACGGTGCTTTTCGACGACCCGACGCTGACCGCGCGCCTGCCCGACGGCAGCCTCGCCGGCCGTCAACCGTTGCGGGTGGTGGTCGGGGAGCGGGAGATATCACCGGAATCGAACGTGCTCAATGACGACTCGCGCACCATGGTGATCCGCACCCGCGACCCGCACGAGGTGATGCGCGCCCTGTCCGACCGGACCGCTGTCCTGCTCGAGGGTGGCCCGACGCTGGCCGGGGCGTTCTTGCGCGCGGGTGTGATCGACCGGATTCTGGCGTATGTGGCTCCCATTTTGCTGGGCGGGCCGATCACGGCGGTCGACGATGTCGGGGTGCTCAGCATGGCCGGCGCCCAGCGCTGGCGTTTCGACGGAATCGAGGCGATCGGGCCCGATGTCCGACTCAGTCTGGTGCCGCACTGAGTTGTGATCGCAACCACAGTGTCGCTGGTGATGTGACGTTCAATCCTGTTGCCGGAGTGGCCTTGCCGGGTGTTGTAGCCGGGTGCCGGGGTCGGCGCGCCGGTAGACTTCGGTCAAAGCGCCTTCACCGACGAGTCGCTCGGGGATTGCACTAGCAAAGGATGACGAGCATGACTGCTTTGCAGGACTGGCTCAACAGCGGGCCGGTCAACCCGCAGAACGTCAGATCGCTGGTCTTCGGTGTGCTGCGGATGGGGCCTCAGCAGGTTCTATACCCGCGTGCCCCCAAGATCATGAAGCGCGGCCTCGAGCGCTGCTGATTTGCTGTACCAGCGTTCCGGGGCGCAGAACCACACCGTCTGGGGGCCCGTGCGCGTCCAGGTAGCGCCCAATTCCTGCCGCTGATCCGCGATGATGTTCTGCGGAGCGGTTTTCCCGCAGATTCCCGCGGGCGGCAAGGAGATGGTGATGAGCACGTCGGCAGAATCCCGAGGCCCCGGCGAGGGGCGCGTTCTTTCGCTGGCGCCGCTCACGGTGCTGGAACTCGATCCGGCCGAACTCGTCGATTGTGCGGCGTCGGCGGGATATGACGCCGTCGGCTTGAGACTGATCCGCGCGACCGCCCAGGAGCCGCTGCGGCCGACCATCGGCCGAACTCCACTGATCCTGGAAACCAAGCGCCGCCTTGATGATTCGGGACTGCGCCTGGTGGATATCGAGGTGCTGCGGTTACGTCCGGAGACCAGGGTCCGCGCAGATTTCGAGGCCTTCCTGGAGACCGGAGCGTATCTCGGGGCCACCGAGGTCCTGGTCACGGGCAACGACCCCGACCACAGCCGGACCGCGCAGAATCTCGCTGAGCTGGCTTTGCTGGCAGCCGAATTCGGGCTGACCCCCAGCCTGGAGCCGATGCCGTGGACCGAGGTCAAGGATCTTCGTCAGGGTGTGGCGATTCTGACGGCGTGCCCGGCGGGAGTCGGTCTGCTGGTGGACGCCATCCACTACGACCGCGCCATGAACTCGCCCGCCGAGCTGGCCGCGCTGCCGCAGGAGTGGATTCGCTACGCGCAGATCTGTGACGCGCCTGCCGAACGTCCGGGCACGGTGGCGGAAATGATGCACCAGGGCCGCGAAGCGCGGTTACTTCCGGGCGCCGGAGGTATCGATTTGGTCTCGATGTTGCGTGCGCTGCCGGCGGGTATCCCGATCAGTGTGGAGGCCCCGCTGCACAGCGACGCACCGGCGGCGGTCCGGGCGGCGGCGGCGGCGCGGGCTGCGCGCGAGGTGCTGGCGCTGGCCGACGAGGCCGGCGGATGCAGTTTCGGTACTCGCCGCACTCGTCCCGCCGCGTAGTCAACCCGCCACCCGCACGCGCCCGTCGATCACGCGGTCACCCCGACGCGGTCACGACGGCGGCGGCGCCGGAAACGCCGCACTGTCTTCATCTTTCACTGCCGGGGCGGCGTGATCGTCCTGCTCGTCGTGGTGATTGCGGTCGCTGATCATCAGCGATGCCAGAGCGCCGATGACGCACACCACCGCGGTGATGGCGAATATCTCGCCGTACTGCATGGTGTAGGCGATCCGGGTGTTCTCCATCAGCTGTCGGCCGGCGTCCAGCAGATTGCCGGTGTCGACGACGGGCAGCGACTGCAGGATCTGGTTGAAGCGGTACAGACCCCAGGCCGACAACGCGGCCATACCGATGAGCATGCCGATCATCCGGGAGACGACCACCGACGCCGATGCGATGCCGTGTTCGGCGACCGGCACCACCCGGAGCGCCGCGGAGGTCAGCGGACCGATCACGAGTCCGAGTCCGAAACCGGCCAGCGCCAGGTCGGTGTCGAACGCGGGCAGCGTGAACACCCCGAGATCGTGACGTGCCGAGAGCACGTTGACATCCCAGTGCGAGATCAGCCAGTAACCGAACGCGGCGATCAGCAGTCCGGCCACCGCGATGGGCCGATCGCCGATGCGGGTGGCCAGCCAGCCGCCGAGCAACGCACCGATCGGCAGCGCGATGAGGAACCGCAGCAGCAGCACCACGGCTTCGTTCTTGTCCATGCCGAGCACGCCCTGGCCGAACAGTTCGACGTTGACCAGCGTCACCATCAGTGCGGCACCGGCGGTCAGCGAAGCGGCCAGCGAGGCGAGGAACGGGCGGAACTTCACCCCGGCGGGCTCCAGCAGTCTGGTGGTGGCCTTCTTCTCCCAGACGAAGAACCCGACCATGGTCAGCACCGCCACGATCAGCAGCGGAATTCCGTAGCTGGGCAACAGGTTCTTGCCGTCCGGTGCCGGATTGTAGAGGCCGACGACGGCCGCGCCGAGCGCTATCGCCAGCAGCAGGCCGCCGATGACGTCCACCTTCTGCTGTGGTTGATCCCGGTCCCGGGACGGCACGCTGAAGTGGATCATGATCATCGCGGCGGCGGCCATCGGGATGTTGATCCAGAAGATGTCACGCCAGGTACTCAGCGCCCATACGACCGCGATGCCGTACAGCGGACCCAGCACGCTGCCGAGTTCCTGTGCCGCACCGATGCCGCCGAGCACGGTGGCGCGCCCGCGTGCCGACCAGAGGTCGGCTGCCAGTGCCAGGGTGACGGGAAGCAGGGCGCCGCTGGCGATACCCAGGATGGTGCGCCCGATGACCAGGGTGGTCAGGTCGCCGGCGAGGGCGGTGACCACCGATCCGGCCATGAATCCGAGCAGTCCGGCTTGGAGAATGAGCTTGCGCCCGAACCGGTCGGAGGCCTTGCCCAACAGGGGCATGGCCGCGATGTAACCGAGCAGATAGCTCGTCACGATGGGCGTGA
It includes:
- a CDS encoding MFS transporter, whose translation is MTAANSHRAAGSAGTNRRLAISAGGLAVTLGALDTYVVITIMTDIMRDVGIPINQIQQVTPIVTSYLLGYIAAMPLLGKASDRFGRKLILQAGLLGFMAGSVVTALAGDLTTLVIGRTILGIASGALLPVTLALAADLWSARGRATVLGGIGAAQELGSVLGPLYGIAVVWALSTWRDIFWINIPMAAAAMIMIHFSVPSRDRDQPQQKVDVIGGLLLAIALGAAVVGLYNPAPDGKNLLPSYGIPLLIVAVLTMVGFFVWEKKATTRLLEPAGVKFRPFLASLAASLTAGAALMVTLVNVELFGQGVLGMDKNEAVVLLLRFLIALPIGALLGGWLATRIGDRPIAVAGLLIAAFGYWLISHWDVNVLSARHDLGVFTLPAFDTDLALAGFGLGLVIGPLTSAALRVVPVAEHGIASASVVVSRMIGMLIGMAALSAWGLYRFNQILQSLPVVDTGNLLDAGRQLMENTRIAYTMQYGEIFAITAVVCVIGALASLMISDRNHHDEQDDHAAPAVKDEDSAAFPAPPPS